In Rhodamnia argentea isolate NSW1041297 chromosome 11, ASM2092103v1, whole genome shotgun sequence, one genomic interval encodes:
- the LOC115736240 gene encoding uncharacterized protein LOC115736240, producing MPTFTAIALDRLLEPRTSRSADKSVNNPMPVPKSKPPMPEPVPNAKLERRRSTSVMERKVQRPQMTPALYATPETTPVPDSPSSFPPSPYVINHKRRGPRLVKSLSEDDVPSRKKSMDEANTNSTVTEAKSEEVASVGDAPVTFTIFNPVEDEHVSGMDVCEVGSSVRPSTNALEVGTSNLNNGFVEETDTLVPVPLTPEREVDSEDFYDPQESMSYTSNTDGEDNGTAERSVKFSTPMGEFFDAWEELSSEGGAQSCLRNLEEELREIRLSLLMEIEKRKQAEETLSNMQSNWQRIQEQLSLAGLTLPANLTLESDQLNVEAAEQLNQQVQLARFVAEAIGRGMAKAEVETEMEAHLEAKNFEIARLWDRLHYYEAVNHEMSQRNQEAIETARRLRQQRKRRQRWVWGSIAVALSLSASALAWSYLQTGDGSRGDHNQASGSTNDAE from the exons ATGCCAACTTTTACTGCAATAGCTTTGGATAGGCTATTGGAACCCAGAACATCCAGATCCGCCGACAAATCTGTTAATAACCCCATGCCTGTTCCTAAGTCGAAGCCTCCTATGCCTGAGCCAGTGCCTAATGCAAAGTTAGAGAGGAGGAGAAGTACCTCAGTCATGGAGAGGAAAGTTCAGCGGCCTCAAATGACTCCGGCACTTTATGCCACTCCAGAGACTACCCCTGTTCCAGATTCGCCGTCCTCATTCCCTCCATCCCCCTACGTCATCAATCACAAGAGACGTGGCCCACGTCTTGTGAAGAGCTTATCGGAGGATGATGTTCCCTCTAGAAAGAAGAGCATGGATGAAGCAAACACCAATTCTACCGTAACTGAAGCAAAAAGTGAGGAGGTTGCTTCTGTGGGGGATGCCCCTGTTACATTTACGATATTTAATCCTGTTGAAGATGAACATGTGAGCGGTATGGACGTTTGTGAGGTCGGAAGCAGTGTCAGACCTTCGACTAATGCTTTGGAAGTTGGGACTAGCAATTTGAATAATGGCTTTGTGGAAGAAACTGATACACTTGTTCCTGTTCCATTGACTCCTGAAAGAGAGGTCGATAGTGAAGATTTTTATGATCCTCAGGAATCAATGAGTTATACTAGTAACACCGATGGAGAGGATAATGGCACTGCAGAACGTTCTGTGAAGTTCTCCACGCCAATGGGAGAGTTCTTTGATGCATGGGAAG AACTATCCTCTGAGGGTGGGGCGCAATCTTGTCTGCGTAATCTTGAAGAGGAACTGCGAGAGATCAGATTGAGTTTGTTAATGGAGATTGAGAAGCGGAAGCAAGCAGAGGAAACCCTGAGCAATATGCAAAGCAATTGGCAGAGGATACAGGAACAGCTATCACTGGCTGGTCTTACCCTACCAGCAAATCTGACTTTGGAGTCTGACCAATTAAATGTGGAGGCCGCAGAACAGCTGAATCAGCAAGTTCAACTTGCTCGTTTTGTTGCTGAAGCAATTGGGAGGGGCATGGCCAAGGCCGAAGTAGAGACGGAAATGGAAGCTCACCTTGAGGCTAAGAACTTTGAGATTGCACGATTGTGGGATCGACTGCACTATTATGAGGCTGTGAATCATGAGATGTCTCAGAGGAACCAAGAAGCTATTG AGACTGCTAGACGACTGAGGCAGCAGAGGAAGAGGAGGCAGAGATGGGTGTGGGGTTCAATAGCTGTTGCCTTATCGCTCAGTGCTTCGGCATTAGCATGGTCATACCTCCAGACAGGTGACGGATCGCGCGGCGACCATAATCAGGCGAGTGGAAGCACCAATGATGCCGAGTGA